The sequence TGATACGAAAATTCCAAGAACTATAAAACTTGCGGAAGCGCCGAGTTTTGGCAAGCCTGTTTTGCTGTATGATCCTTTGGGAAAAGGAACAACAGCATATATGGACTTTGCAAGAGAATTTCTTACAAAGCAAAAACAAAATACACAATTAAATATACAGTAAAATAAAGTATAAAAGTTAAGGAAGGTATAGGAGAAAGTCAGATGCAAAAAAAAGCTTTGGGAAGAGGGTTAGAATCACTAATACCTGGCATTTCGGTAAATAAAGCGGGTAGCGGGGAATCGGTTATAACAATACAACTCAATAAAATAAGGCCTAACAGATACCAGCCAAGAAAAAATTTCAATAAAGAAAAATTAGATGAACTTGCTCAGTCTATTAAAACACATGGGCTCGCTCAGCCCATACTTGTCACGCCTTCCATTGCTCCTGGCGAATATGAAATTATTGCAGGCGAGAGAAGGTTAAGAGCTTCAAAGCTTGCGGGACTTAAAGAAATTAAAGCAATAGTAAAGTTTGCTGTAGACAATAAACAGAAATTGGATTTGGCTTTAATTGAAAATCTGCAAAGAGAAGATTTGGATCCAGTTGAAGAGGCAAAAGCTTTTAGACGGCTTATTGAAGAATTCAATCATACTCATGAAGATATTGCCGATATTTTAGGTAAAAACAGGTCAGTAATTACAAACACTTTAAGGCTTTTAACTCTGCCAGAAGACATACAACTGTTAATAACCGAAGGAAAAATTTCTGTCGGACATGGAAGAATGCTTGCTGGAATTGAAGATGAAAGTAAAATAAGAGAGTTGGCAGAACAAATATTAAATGAAAAGCTTTCTGTAAGAGCAGTAGAAAAAAAAGCTGTAGAAATGAAACAGGGAAAAAGCAAAACCATAAAAGAGCCAAAAAAGCAAGAAGTTGAACTTATAAATTTAAAAGAAGAAATTCAAAGAAAGCTTAGAACAAAAGCAAATATTTCGGGGTCAAGCAAAAAAGGAAAAATAGAAATTTTCTATTTTTCTTTAGAAGAGCTGGAAAGAATAGTAAAAGAACTCAATTTTCAGATATAAATATGGCAGATATAGAATGATGATACAGATGATATTTAATGCTATATAATTTCCCAAATATTGCATGTTTATTGATTACCATTTTTTGCTCTTTAAAATTGTTGATAAATTATGCCTTTATATTTAAATTTTTTTATAAATTTTAAAAAAAATAAGAATAAAATATAAAAACATATTGAAAAATCATATAATAATTTAAAATCATACAAATTATGTTAAGTTGAAAAAGACAAAGAAAGAGGTTGTGTATAATTTGTGCATAACATTTAAAAAAATTATAGCATTTTATGATATTTCAAAATTAAAATCGAACTAAAAAAGAAGTGATCAATTCTTCCACTTGACCATAAAAATATCAAATAAGAAAAAGATTTTGCAGGAGTTAGCAAAACAAAGAAAAAATACAAATCCTTTATCCAATACAATATTTTCCCGCTCAAGCGTGCTTGTCAGTTTTTATCTAAAGTGTGAAGTTTTTTCACCTGACTTGACTGTTTTTTGAAAATTTTTACTCAGAAAAGCATGAATTAAATGTCTATTGCTATCACCTTTTCTTTTATTATATCTAAAAAAGGGACATTCTATTTTGACCTTAACATAGTAATTGACAAATAAATTATTTTTAGTTAGACTTATAACATGTCTAAAAAAATTTTTTCACTGCTTTTTATGATATTCTTCTTTTCAAATTTGACTTCTGCGGCAGCGGGTATTGAAATTTTTGCCGATATGAAAATTAATATGCCTGTAGAAACAAAAATTATCCATAACAATATCCATTTTGTAAAAGATTACAGCAAAGTAATAACTGAAGTATGTAAAAAGTTTGTTAGTAATTTTAATTATTTACTTTCTCTGTTTAAAAACGGTAAAAATTCGCTGGTATCTCAAAACATTTTCTCTTCGGCTTATTTTACAGAAAGCATTTTTTTTGTAAATATTGCAGCAAAGAAAAACTATATCCGCAGCATTTTTGCCTTTTTTTTGCAAAAAGAGTCCAATGTTTTATTCTATGCGTTATTTTTTACATTTGTTTTGACGTTTATATTGCGCTATATCGGATTGTTGCGTCTTTTTAGCGAGCCTCTTTTTTTTGCAAAACAAATAAAAAATTAAAAAATTCCGGTTTTACAAGCCGGAATTTTTTATTTTAAAAGGAGCATATTTATGATTTTAAAAAAAATTACGACACTTTTAACTGCAGCTTGTTTTTTTATTTCGTTTACTGTACAAAGTTTTGCTCAAGACGGCGTTGTTGCACAGGGCAAAGAGAAAAATAGTGTATTTAGCGATATAAAACCTGACATTATCTCCGAAAAATTCGGGAAAATAACGGAATTTGTAAATTATGATTCTCCGCAGGTTATTGTAAATATTCAGGATCTGCACTCCCATGCGCAAACGCAGAAAAATATCGCTGAAATATTGCGGGAACTTGACGAAAAATATTCGATAAAAAGAATTTATTTGGAAGGAGCTGGTGGTAAGGTTGACATATCATGGCTTTTATCTGCGGGAAAATCAGGTTTAGATAAAAATATTGTTTTGCAAATGCTTGAAAACGGAACTCTTACAGGAGCAGAATATTTTGCTTTTTTAAATAAAAAAGATAATTTATTCGGGTTGGAAGATGTAAAAATTCATCGGCAAAATATAGTAAGGCTGGGCAGCATTTATGAAAATGAAAAGAAAAACCTTCAAATCGCCGCAAGTGTAAAAAACGAGATTAATTATCTTGTAAATAAAAATCTCGGGACGGAATTGAAAAAGTTTTTGAACGCTTATTCCTCTTATCGCGGAAATAAAATCGAATCGGCCAAATATTATAAAATTCTTTTAAATTATGCGGATAAAATAAATCTAAATCCGCACGGATATGCCAATGCGTTTAACATCGATACCGAACAGTTTACGGAAATCAAAAAAGTGGTTTCTATCGATGAACTCTCAAAAAAATTAAACGTGAAAATCATTAACTCAGAACTTCAAAAATACGTTTCCTCGCTTAAAGACAATATTTCCATTTCGCAGTATTATGCTCTTCTTGAAGCCAGCGACAATTTGAATGACATAGACGTATTTTTGAAATATGCGGCCGCTTATGGTTTTGATGAAAAAGATGGTTCGCAGCTTAAAGCTTTTATAAAACTTAAAGAGTTAAATTCGCAGATAAACCCTTTGAACTTGTTCAATCAAGAACAAAAACTGGAAGAATTAATAAGAAGATCGCTGGCATCTTCTGAAATAGAAAAAGAGATTTCTTTTCTAAATGATTTTTACATTTTTTTTGAAGGATACCTTACAAATGCGCTTACGGCCAAAGACGAAGAATATTTCAAAAATAATTTTAACACGTTTAGGGAATTGTACGGAAAATACACTTCCATCAATCATATAAATGAAATTAAAAACGAATTTGAATTTCTTAACGATTATTACAGGACAAACAATAAAAGAAATGAAATCTTTGTTCAAAAAATCGATGAAAACGACAAACTTATTTCAGGCGATACACATTCGGCTCAGTCCCCTGAAAATATCTTAAACAGTGCCGAAAAAATAATAATAACTGTAACCGGCGGATACCACACCATCGGTGTAAACGAAATTCTTGACGCAAAAAAAATCAGCCATATCACCATAACTCCTAGACTTTTGGAAAGCAGTACATTATCGGATATTAGCTACAAACAAATAATATTGAATCAAAGCAGAATTTTCAGGGAAGCGCTCGCTTTTGTAATAGCTTCGCAGACGACAGATGCGCAGCGTTTTCAAAATATCATAGATGCCGCAGCGACACATCTGGGAAAAGATATAAGTTTTGATGAAATAAATAAACTTGTAGAAGAAATTGACTCTATTGCCGGAAGCAAAAGCGTTTTATCGACAGAAGGCAATAATGCCAAAATTACGTTTAATAATGGCGCTGTATTGTCTCTTTCCAGAGGAGCCGATAATGAAATTATCGTTAATGCAGATTCGAGACCTTCGGAAAGTGTTTCCGAAGGCAGCGTTGCAATATCAGAAGAAACTGTTGTTGATGCATATGTTAATATGGCAAAAACTTTAACGCCAGAAGCTTTCAAAAGTTTGTATCGTGTGGCAGTGCTTGACATTGAAAGTGAGCCAATATATGAAGCAGCAAAAAAGTTTTTTAAAGCCAAGGTGGCTGAAGCCGCGGATTTTGGTGTTGAGGGTGCGGTTCCTGCTTTGGAAGATTATGCACTTGCAAAAATGCAAAGCGGACAATCTTTAGACGAAATAAAAGCCTCTCTTTTTATTGATGGCATTTCTTATGAACAGCTTTCAAAGATGCCTGAGTTTTTTCAGAAAGAAGCTCTTAAAAAGCAGATAAGCAAAGATAAATCAGAAGATGGAACAGCCTTACCTCAAAAAAGAGATGGAATATTTAAACGTGTTTTGAAAAGAATCGGACTGATTACAATTGTTGCGTTTATAATACTTTTCTCTTCCGAATGCAACAGTAGTCCGCAGGAACTATCGGTGCCGCCGGTTGCACAGAAAGTATTGGTCAATACAATTAATAAATCTGTAGATAACGCGGCTATAAGAAAAATGTTTGAAGCTTTTACGCAGAATAATCCTTTCCCTAGAAGTTATCTCGGCAATACTGACCACCTATCAGATCCGAATCAAAAATTGATAGCTGGAGAAGGTGTTATAGTTTATGATATGACAATAGCCTTGAAACCGCTTTTGTTAAACCCAAAAGAAAACGAAGATTTAATCGGTCGCATTATAGACACACTTTATAATGAATCTTCATTAAGAAGCAATAAAGATTTTGATTATAATGGGAAAAATATACCTGTAGGACAAGGATATTTTTGGAAAATACTAAATGTTAGAGGAACGACATTAAAGGATCAATATCTGCCAATAACCGGGGAATCAGCGCATCTGGTTTCAGCACTTGCATGGGTTTATTCTGCGCGTAATGAATTTACAAGAGATGATTTAGGTAATAAAGCGTATGAGATGATGAATCAGTTGGGCAAAGCTATGCTGGCTTTGCAAATTCCACAAGGGAAACAGGGTGAAGGGCTTATAGTAATGGCACCTGAAGATAAACGCAGCCATTACTCTTATATGGAGAGAGATTTCAATAAAACAGTATCCGTAGAAAATAATATATCGGCTTATAATGCGTTGAAATTATTGATTGAGCATTGTGATAATGAAAAAGACAAACAAGAATATGCCGCTGCTTTGGAAAGACTCGAAAAAGCTTTAATAAGAATGTATGACAAAACGGCCGGCTATTTTAATACAGGATTAGATACGGAAACAGGCGAAATAAATACGAAATTTGCTACCGATTGTCAAACGTGGATTATATTGGCTATGGGGGCGGACAGATTAAACAAGCTGATGGGAGACAACAATTTCAGCATGAACCTTTTAAAAAGAACTTTGCAGATGTCAGGCGTAAAAAACGACAAAGGCGAATATATAGGCTTAGATTTTTACAATAGACTTGGAACTGGCGGAAGCGTAGTCAGTTTTGAGTGGACATTTGGATTTGTTATAGCTGCGCAGCATGTTTTGAGATTAAATCCGGATGCAGATCTTAAAAATGCCGTTGATACAATAAAAGGGTATGCAAGAAGCCAAGTAACGCCGAATGGTTTATACAAATATACTAACAGCGAAGAATTTCCTGATACGGGATTTGGCTGGAAAGATTTGGGGATGATAAGTTTGGCATCGAGTGCATGGGTACAATTTTTAGAGTTAGGCATAGATCCATTTAGCATAGTGATAGAAATCGGAGAAAAAACCATCACATTAACTTCTGCTGTCCAACCCGAAATACCTGCCGAACAGCCCATATCTTATGGAGTTGTTCAAAAAGGAGAGCCTGATTATTACAACGGTCCAAATTGGGCAGTTAATTCATTTCGCACATTAGGAGGAAAACAACTACAAGATGGAAATATAATAAGGTTAAAATATAATGCTGAATCTCCGTATTATAAAAATGATCCAAACGCTCCAAAATTTTTATTAAGACTGGAGTATTCAAATAGGGTTATACTTTTTACCAACAGTCCGGAAATTGCGTCAAAGAACCCAGAAATTATGCTAATGACGAAAGACACGGCAAACAACAGCTGGAACATAACTCTTCCCGAGACAATTCCAAACGAGGCAGTAAAAACGGTCGCCGTAGATTTTGGTTACACAACAGCATTTTTTGAGGAAAACATTAATACTGACAATAATGGTAATCCACAATTTACCGAAATGGAAATACTGGAAGCGTCTCCTTCAAGAGAAGCCGCTCCTCCTCTTGAGTTGCCTTATTTAGGGTATATTTTAAACAAACTCGGCATAACGAACGAAAAGAGTCCTAAGATAAGAGCGGCAATAATTGCCACTTTGGAAATGCCTCTGTTAATGGTGCTTTCTTCAGAAAGGTTTACCAATCTGCATGGCGCTAATACTCAAGCTGTAAATACGGCAAGAATGCACATGGCAGAAGAGATGAAAGAGCGGGCAAAAGAATATATGCGTATGGGAGCCGTATCTGGAGCCACCTTTTTGGCCTTTGCAAGCTTCGTAACCGTTGTTGCCGGCATTGTTTGTTTTGGACCTTTAGGTATCGGAATCTTTTTGAGCTTTTTACTTTCAACATGGGCTTTAGTAGTAGTAGGTACTCCGCTCACATTTGTGGCGGGTATAGGAATACTCGGCATGATTTCTCTTATACACAGCCATTATGTATGGAATATTCAAAATCCTAAAAGGGTGTTGGATAACAATGTACAGGTAAATATGATATTTGTGGCAAAAAACAATTTGGAAAAACTTCAGCAGTATTACGGTACAAACGCAAAGGTAAACAACAATGGAACCGTTTCACAGAACGTTTATATCATAAATGACAACACAAACGCCGCCGTCGAAGGTTTTTCCAATTCCGGAATAAACGTCAACGGAAAAACTGTTTGGGTAAAAAGCCTTATTGGCGAAGGCATAATTTATTATGCAAACGGAGTACCCTACGAAGAAATATCGGCCGCGATACAAAATAAAAAACTGGAAAATAGAGTAAAACAGTCATTAAGACGGGGAAGAGTGTTTTTGGGCGACAATATGAACGCGGACTATCTTGAAGTAGATGCCGTTGCTGACAAAACCGGCACAGAATACGATTCCATATCCGCAACTACAAAAGTATATGTGGGTGTGGGAACTAGCTTTATGCAGTCGCAGACCGACAGCATGTATTTTGAGCACATTCGAGATATAAGAAATGCGGAAGGCTGGCAGCGTGCAAGAAGCGTGCTGATATTTTTGAATAAAACTAAAACCAGAAAAGATTTGGAAAAATATTTGAAAATTTTAAGAAATGCAAGTAATGGCAACATAATAATTACCGAAGAGCTTGCACAAAGTCTTCTTGAAGAAAACAAGTTCGAGACTTTGCTTGAACAGCTCAGAAAAGATGGAATAAGTGTTATGATAGAAAAAACCCCGGATTCAAAGTTGCCAGAAAATGTGCTAAGACTTTTTGACGGAAAGTTTAACCGTGAAACCGGAAATATTGAAAGCGCCGTACCGGGCGAAGGAAATATCGAGCTTAGCGCAGAAATGATAACCGATGGCAAAACTATAGAAGAGACTATTAAACATTTGAGCAAAAATATAGTGATTTTTGAAACGGCAATAGATGAGTACATACAGTCGGATAGAGCTGGTCTTGGCGGATTTTTAGAAGAAATAACTTCGGTGAAAATATTGAAACATTTTGTTTCAGCAGCAATTACTGCTGATTCCGCTGCTGAAACCGCCAGAAATTTTGACATAGAAAAGATATTATATGATTTTCCCAATATAACGCGCGCCGATGTAGAACAAGCATATAAAGCTTTACTGAAAGGTGAGTCCGCAGAAAATATTTTTCTGTCCAATCCCAAGCTGAATGTTAAAAGTGCGGCAAGAATGTATTTAGAGAAAATAAACGAACGCGTTGAAGATAAAACCGCAGTCAGAGACATTAAGAAAGCGTACATGCTGGGACTTATGGAAAAACTTGCAGCTGCGGTTGAGTTTAAAGAAACGGGCAGATTGTACGGGTTTAAAAATAAGAATATTGAAAAACTTTTCGGTAAACTTGCTTTATTTAAGTATTTGCCTATTTCCGACATAGCGGAAGCGGCAGACATAAAAGAAAGAATTGAAAACATGAC comes from Candidatus Endomicrobium procryptotermitis and encodes:
- a CDS encoding ParB/RepB/Spo0J family partition protein encodes the protein MQKKALGRGLESLIPGISVNKAGSGESVITIQLNKIRPNRYQPRKNFNKEKLDELAQSIKTHGLAQPILVTPSIAPGEYEIIAGERRLRASKLAGLKEIKAIVKFAVDNKQKLDLALIENLQREDLDPVEEAKAFRRLIEEFNHTHEDIADILGKNRSVITNTLRLLTLPEDIQLLITEGKISVGHGRMLAGIEDESKIRELAEQILNEKLSVRAVEKKAVEMKQGKSKTIKEPKKQEVELINLKEEIQRKLRTKANISGSSKKGKIEIFYFSLEELERIVKELNFQI